The region AAAGTGGATGTTGGAGGCAAAGCGTGCTGATTTTGAAGCATTGGCAAATCGTCTTGCTATCAGTCCGGTTTTGGCACGTATTATTGTGAATCGTGGTCTTTCTGAAGAAGACGAAATGCAACGTTATCTATCTTGCGATTTAACTGAGATGTATTCAGGGCTTATGATGAAGGGAATGGAACAAGCGCGCAACCTTATTATAACAGCAGTTGAAGAAAATCAATTAATTGCTATAGGTACGGATTTTGATAATGATGGAATCTTATCTGGACATAGTTTGTCAACTGCCTTGAAAAGGATTGGAGGGAGAGTAGTTGTCTATGCACCTGATCGAATTTCTGAAGGATATGGCTTAAATAGACGTATCGTTTTGGAGGCGTATGAAGCAGGTAGTCGCTTGATTATAACTTGTGATAACGGGATTGCAGTTTTTGATGCAATTGATTATGCCAAGGAACTAGGAATGACGGTCGTGGTAACTGATCATCATGAAGTTGCTTTTGAAGAGGATGAGAATGGTAGTAGAACATTTTTACTTCCGAATGCCGACGTTGTGGTAAATCCGAAGCAAGAGGGTTGTCCTTATCCTTTTAAGGGGTTGTGTGGCGCTGGTGTCGTATATAAGTTAATTGAGTTACTGTATGAGTATTACAGCGTACCAAAAGAGGAACTTTATGATTTATTAGAGTTTATTGCTATAGCAACCGTTGCTGACGTTATGGATTTGGTTTCAGAAAATCGACTGATAGTAAAACATGGACTGAAGTTATTAAGTCAGTCAAAAAACTTAGGAATACGAGCTCTTATCGAAGAATGTGGTTTAGAACAAAAGCGAATTAGTGCTTATCATATAGGATTTGTGATTGGACCGTGTTTTAATGCGGCTGGAAGACTAGATACGGTTGCTGTTGCACTTGATTTATTAGATGCCAAAACAACGGAAGAAGCAAAACAATTAGCAGTATCCTTAAAGAAATTAAACGATAGCCGTAAGGATATGACGTTACAAGGTGTAGAACAGGCGATTGAACGTATTGAAACTTCAGATTTAATTCATGACAAAGTTTTAGTTGTGAAGTTAAGAGATACTCATGAAAGCTTGGTTGGAATTATCGCTGGACGTCTCAGAGAGCGTTATAACAAACCAGCACTTGTTTTTGTTGATGTAGAACAAGGTGTGAAAGGCTCTGGTCGTTCCATTGAAAGCTATAATATGTTCGAAGAACTATTAAAGTGTAAGGACTTATTAACAAAGTTTGGTGGCCATCCTATGGCAGCAGGGCTTTCGTTAAAAGCAGAAAATCTCGAAACTTTAAGAGCTAGATTAAATCAAAATACTACCCTTTCAGAGGAAGACTTGATTCCTATTGTTCGAATCGATATCCCACTTCCGATTGGTTATCTTAATGAAGCTTTTTTAGAAGAATTAGAGAAGCTTGAACCATTTGGAAAAGGAAATATTAAACCGGTGTTTGCAGAACAACACTTTAAAATACGCCAAGCTCGAATTCTAGGAAAGAATCAGAATGTGTTAAAACTTAATATTATCAATTCCGAGGGATTTGCGATGGATGCCTTGTATTTTGGGGATATCACTGAATTCAATGAGTTTGCCGAAATGGAATACGGAAAAGAAGAAGTAAGAAAGATGTATCTTGGGCAATATAATGAGGTAGACTTAGCATTTACGTATTATCCTACACTTAATGAATATATGGGAAATCGTACTGTACAAGTAATTATTCAAAATTATTGTCGAATAAAAAGATAACATTGATTTATTAGAAAACTAAAAGAAAGTATTGATTTAACAAGTCATAAGAAAAAAGATAACATGATTTAATAAGTAATGTGAAAAGATAACATGATTTTATAAGTAATGTGAAAAATAACATAACATTGATTTAACAAGTCATTAAAAAATAAAATGATAACATCGATTTAATGTAATATGAATAAACAAGCTATCGACATGATATAACATATATAGGAATGAGGTAAAGTATGAACGAAGAATTACAAAACAGAGATATGGATTTACGTGAATTATTTGTAGCACAAAAATATGAGGCAATTATAGAAATCCTTAATTCTATGGAAGATGAGGATGTGTATGAAATTACAACTACAAATTGGGGTGTAGTAAAGAAATATAATGAAATGGATCGTGTTGATTTATTACGTCAACATATTACATTCGTAGCATATACCAGCTTATTAGTGGAATATGCAGGACAAAGAACATTACTTCCAGAAGACGATTTTAAAGTAAAGTATAATTTATTTGAAGAAATCTTTGCGAAGTTACAGGTTGAGTAAATCTTTGCGAAGTTTTAGGTTGAGTAAATCGTAATTTGGTATAAAAAGTAGCAGGCATCTCTAGGAAATCAATTTCCTAAAGGTACCTGCTTTTTTATTTTTTTATTAAGTTAGCAATCTCTAACTATTTGCTTGCCTTTTTTGTTTCTTTTCTAAGAAACATATGAGCACTAATCAAAGCTGGACGTAGAGCATTATAAAGAAGTACTGCCATGATTGCTGAAGTAACTGCATTTACAAAGGTTGTTACTGCAGTCATTTTAGCCCAGTTAATCGCTAAGTCACCTTGTACTCCAAGGATGATTTTTTTATAAAAGTAACCAACGATAGGGTCAGCGATTACGTTAAAGCCTAATCCTGCAACAGAAGCAACGATGGAAGCGGTTAAAATCTTTGATTTTTTATTTAAGGTACTGATATGAAAAATCTGATGTGCAACAAAGCCAGCAATCAATCCAATACATAGTTTTAAGAAAAATGTCTGAGGTGCTACGGTAAAATATTTACCACTCATCAAATCAGCAAGGGATAGCCCGACTGCACCAGCAAGACCACCCCAGGAGCCACCAAGTAAAAGAGCTGCAACAACAACAAAGGCATTACCAAAATGAAATGCAGTGCTTCCAGGACCTACTGGGATATCAATACGGAAGTAGCTAAACCCAATATAAGCTAATGCAGCAAAAAGGGCAGCTTGGGCAAGTGTAATAACATTCATTGATGATTTTGTAGCTGTGATGGCTGGTTTTCTTAACTGAAAGGCACCATTTACAAGAATGACGATTCCAAAAAGTAAGGCAATCAATCCGAAGATTAGTAATTTATCAGTGGAGCTTACTTCAGTGGTTTCTTTTGAAAAATATCCGTAGAGAATTGCCACAACGGATGCAATGGTTAGGATAGCTCCTATGATTAATGTAATAGGTCTGCTTTGGTTTAAATTGGATTCTACATTTTTTTGATTCATTGTCTTTATAGAGCTCATATATCTCTCTCCCTATTATTTATGAAGTTTATTCTTTATATGGTTTACTTAAACCATTCCTTAGTTCTGATCAGCTTAAACGTATGTTATCATTAAACTGGATGCATGAAAATGTCCAGTTTAAATGTTTTTAACCATACCAGATGATTGGAATCTAATTTAAAGAATGCAAACTCATTGTTACATCATGGTCTTAAAAACTTCAGAAGATATATCTTTGAAACACACTAAAATTACTTTGAAAGCAAATTAAAATATGATACAATAGTACTAGAATTAGTTGGGATTACTCACCTAAATTTGATATTTCATACTCATTTGGTGAATCCTAGAGATAGAATGAAGAATAGGTTAAAACATAAAAGAGGTGAAGTAGCACGTTATGTGCCTTCCTCTATTGTTAATGCCACCAATATTGTTTGTGAAGGCAAGAGAAAATAAAGATAGCATAGAAATGAGGAAATGTATGAGAAATATTCAATTAATAATAGAATACGATGGCTCTCGATATGATGGCTGGCAAAAGCAGGCTGGAAATCAGAAGTCTATAACGATTCAGGATAAGTTAGAAGATGTTTTAAATAAAATGGAGAACGAAACCGTCACGGTCATTGGAGCAGCTAGAACCGAGGCCGGGGTACATGCTTACAAGCAGGTTGCTAGCTTTATGACAAATTCAAAGCTAAAGGTTTATGAAATTAAGCAATATCTGAATCGCTTTTTACCAAGAGATATTGCTGTCCTAGAGGCATTAGAAGTACCAGAGAGGTTCCATGCAAGTTTTAACGCAGGATCCTTTGAGTATGAATATAAAATATCCATTGGAGAAGTACCTTCTGTATTTGAACGCAAATATAATTATTATTGCTTTAAACGTCCAGACATTGCTAAGATGAAGGAAGCAGCCAAATATCTAGTTGGGAAGCATGATTTCAAAGCTTTTTCAGATAATAAAAGGATGAAAAAATCTACCGAGAGAGAAATTTATTCTTTAGAAATCTATGGGGATGAGAAAGAAATAGTAATAACGGTTCATGGTGATGATTTTTGGCCACATATGGTACGAATTATGGTAGGAACCTTACTTGACGTGGGTCTATCAAAAATTGAACCAATGGATATAAAAAGAATTTTAGAGAGCAAAGACAGGGATAAAGCTGGCGAGACCATAGAAGCGAAAGGTCTATTTTTAACAGAAGTGCATTATAAATAATAATAAAGAAACAATTCAGCAAGTTACCATAGGGTTAAATTAAAGTGGAAATTCTGCTGCATTAACACCGAAGGGGTAAACACCAAAAAGGTTAACATCGAAGGGGTGAATTCCGAAGAAGGTGTATACCCAAAGGGTGAATTCCGAAGAAGGTAAATACCCAAAGGGTGAACACCCCAAAAAAGGTGTAATACATTAGGAGGCGCTGTATGGAAAAGTATAATATCGTAGTTAAGGGACTTGTAAAAAATGAAGGGAAATATGCCATTGTACAACGTTGGTATGATGACAGAATTCAAGATCCATATCGTTGGGGCTTTGTTGATGGTCAGATTGAATTCGGAGAATCACCAGATAAAGCGGTGGTAAGACTGATACGAGAACAATTAGGCATTGATTCTGTAATGGATCGTGTCTTATATACTTGGACTTACATGGTGGGTGATACCTTTTGTATTGGAATCTGCTACGAATGCTTTGCGTTACAAACAGAGACCATACTCTCAGAAGATTTGCAAAAGATGATGTGGGCTGAGCCAAAGCAATTTGCAAAATATATTGATAATCAGGACATCATCCATGATTTAAGAATGGTGATGGAATTTTAAATATGCATACGCGCTGTGGCGCGCAGATGTAGATGCAAACTTCGAATGTGCAAGAAGAAATGCAGAAGGAGCAGGATGAAAGTATTGATAAAAAACGGGTTTATACTGGACCCGGCAACAAAAACAGAAGGCAGATATGATTTATTAATAGAGAACAAAATAATAAGTAAGGTAGCAGAAAATATCGAAGAGCCAGAAGCGACTGTGATTGATGCTAGTGGAAAATATGTAATGCCTGGATTTATAGATCTACATGTTCATCTTAGAGAGCCTGGGTTTGAGCATAAGGAGACGATTAAGACAGGTGCAATGGCAGCTGCAGCAGGTGGATACACAACAATTTGTCCTATGCCTAATACGAATCCAGCCATCGATTCAAAAGCTATGGTTGAATTGTTAAATCAGAAAGCAAAGTCAGATGCAAAGATTCATATTATACCGGTTGGTGCAGTTACCGTAGGGCAGATGGGAAAAGAGTTAGCTGATATTGATGGTATGGCGAAAGCTGGTGCTCTTGCATTTAGCGAAGACGGGAAATCCGTTATGGATGTTTTATTATATGTCGAAGGGTTAAAGGCAGTAAAGGATGCTGGGTGCATTATGTTTGCGCATTGTGAAGATAAACAGTTAGTGCGAAATGGTGCTATGAATGCAGGGAAAAAGGCGGAAGAATTAAATCTACGTGGAATTACAAATGCTGTCGAGGATGTGATTACTGCGCGAGATATCTTCTTAGCAGGAGAAACTGGAGCGAAGCTTCACCTATGTCACTGCTCCACCAAAGCTTCCGTGGCATTAGTCAAGATGGCAAAGGAACTTGGTATTGATGTAACTGCAGAAGTTTGCCCTCACCATTTTATTTTAAGCGATGAGGATATCCCTGGTGATGACGCAAATTATAAGATGAATCCTCCACTTCGTAGCAAAGAAGATATCCAGGCGTTAAAAGAAGGGTTAAAAAATAATGTTATGGAAGTAATCTCTACTGATCACGCACCTCATGGAGAAGAGGAGAAGAAAAATTCTATGTCAAAAGCTCCGTTTGGTATTGTTGGATCCGAAACAGCTTTTAGCTTAACTTATACAGAGTTAGTGCAGACTGGTTATTTAACACCGATGCAAATGGTGGAGAAGATGAGTTACAATCCTGCAAGAATTCTTGGAATAGAGAAAGGAAGCTTAGAACCTGGCAAGATGGCGGATATTGTAATCGCTGATTTTGATAAGGAGTATGAGATTGATGCTACAAAATTCTATTCCAAAGGGAAAAATACACCGTTTCATGGAAGAAAGGTTTGTGGTAAGGTAATGTATACCATAGCAGCCGGAGCGGTCGTTTATCAGGTAGAAGAATAATTTTAAAGAAAATGATGCAGTTATTTTCATATATAGAAATAAGATATAAGTATATCACGAATTAACCATATAATATCGCTATAGTTAGAACCACCTTTTTAGGATACTTATTCTAGAGGCGGTTTTATTATTGGTTTTTCATAGAGGCGGTGTTATTATTTGGTTTTCATAAGACGTTTTTTATTATTTGGTTTTCTATTGCAGTCAAGTACTTTTTATGCTATACTCTTCCATTGAAAAATAAACCTTGGAGGATTCGATATGATACAAAAACTCATAAGCAAAATAGAACAGAACAATGCACCTATCGTTGTAGGTTTAGACCCAATGTTAAGTTATATCCCAAAGCATGTTTTAGAGAAAGCATATGCTGAGTTTGGTGAAACACTTGAGGGTGCAGCAGAAGCAATTTGGCAGTTTAACAAGGCAATCGTAGATACAACCTACGACTTAATTCCAGCTGTGAAACCTCAGATTGCTATGTATGAGCAATTTGGAATTCCAGGGATGATTGCATTTAAGAAGACTGTTGATTACTGTAAGGAAAAGGACCTTGTAGTAATAGGTGATATTAAAAGAGGTGATATTGGTTCTACTTCCGCGGCTTATGCTACTGGACACCTTGGTAAAGTTACAGTAGGCAGCAAATCTTTTTATGGCTTTGATGAGGATTTTGTAACAGTGAACCCATATCTCGGTTCTGATGGAATTACACCATTTCTTGATGTATGTAAGGAAGAAAACAAAGGTTTATTTATTTTAGTGAAAACCTCAAATCCATCCAGTGGTGAATTTCAAGATCAGCTTATTGATGGTAAACCACTCTATGAATTAGTTGGCAAAAAGGTTGCTGAGTGGGGCGAGATGTGTATGGGTGAAAAGTATAGTTATATCGGTGCTGTTGTCGGAGCAACTTATCCTGAGATGGGAAAGGTTCTTCGTAAATTAATGCCTAAGACATATATATTAGTACCAGGTTATGGTGCACAAGGTGGAAAAGCTTCTGATCTGGCTCCTTACTTTAATGAGGATGGCTTAGGAGCAATTATCAATTCTTCCCGTGGAATAATCGCAGCTTACAAGCAGTCCGCTTATGAAAGTTTTGGTGCTGCAAATTTTGCTGATGCTTCACGACAGGCGGTAATTGATATGAGAGAAGATATTAACCAGGCATTATCTCATAAAGAATAGATAGAGTACAGGGGAAACGATGAGTAATAAAACATATATAAATGATATGACTGAGGGGAGCCCTACAAGGCTATTGGTACACTTTGCTGTACCAATGCTAATTGGTAATTTATTTCAACAGCTCTATAGTATGGTGGATTCCATTGTAGTGGGTAATGTCAATGGTGACAGTGCACTTGCTGCTGTAGGCGCAACCTGGGCCCTAAACTTTTTAATAATATCCCTTACAATGGGGTTGGCAGCAGGAATCGGGATTATCATTTCCCAATATTTTGGAGCAAAAGATGAGGAAAATGTCAGACGTTCTTTTGCAACAGCAACTTACCTAATTCTTATCGTCTCTGCTATCATGGGATTACTAGGATTTTTCTTTAGCAAGCAACTTCTAATAAAGTTAGATACGCCAGTAGAGATTCTAGATGATGCTAATATTTATCTTAAGATAACATGTATTGGAATCCTCGGTAATGCTGGATACAATGGTATGGCAGCAGTTATGAGAGCATTAGGAGATTCGAAAACACCACTTCGTTACCTTGTGGTGGCTTGTGTGGTAAATATAGTTCTAGATCTTCTTTTTGTCATTGGATTTGATTGGGGAGTTGCGGGAGCAGCGATTGCTACGATTATAGCACAAGCAGTATCAGGAATAGGATGTGTCATATCCGGATTTCGTAAAATACCATTAATTCGTATGCCAATCAAAGAATTTAAGATTGATAAAGTTATTATGAAAAAATGTATCTATCTTGGAATTCCTGCTGCATTACAGAACTCCTTTGTTGCTATCTCAACGATCGTATTACAACGTGTAACAAATCAATACGGAAAAACGGTAGTAGCGGCAGCGACAGCTGCACAACGTATTGAACAGCTAGTCCTAATGCCTGGCATGTCTCTAGGTTTATCAGTAGCTTCCTATACAGGACAAAACATTGGTGCGATGCGTATTGACCGAGTTAAAAAAGGATTTTGGTCTGCAACAAAAATAATTGTTGTATTTAGCTTAATCATGATGCCTTGTATGTATTTTTTTGGCGGGGCTGTGATGAAGCTATTTACGAATGTGAGCGAAGTCGCAGAAATTGGACAAAAGGCGGTTCGCGTTACTTGTATGTTCTATATTCCGGTAGGTATGATTTATGTTTCCCGTAATGTATTAAGTGGTGCTGGTGATATGAAGATTCCGATGATTATGGGAATTTCTGAAGTCCTATGCCGTGTTATCTTTGCCAGTGTATTAACAAAAATTCCAGCGATTGATTATATGGGAATCTGGTGGGCTACTGGACTTAATTGGTTTATAACAGGAGCAATCGGTACGATACGATATGCTTCTGGTAAGTGGAAGAATAAATCTGTCGTTGTACATTAATTATTGTTCATAATAAAAAAAAGAGGAACGCATCTTTTGCGCATTCCGTCGTTAATACATGAAAGAAAAAGCTCGCCAAGCGAGCTTTTTCTTATTAAAGAGCACCCAGCAGGGATGCATAATCCTATTACCTTAATTTATTATATATATTTACTATAGATATATACATATACCCTAGAAAGATTTAAGTTAGGATTTTACTTTATTAATTTCTTGTAATTGACTATTATTATTTTTCTTAATTACTTATCAACATCTAAGCTCATTTTGCTTAATTTCTTGTAGACGTTGATTATTATAGCTCCTACTATTTTCTGTAACGTCTATTATTACTTTTCTTTAATTTCTTGCATACGTTTTTTCTTACGAATCTTTCGGGCTATCAAAAATAAAATTACTAACAGAAGTACCGGAATCAGAATATCTTTGTATTTTGCATAATATGTAACAGTATTGGACCAATTACTGCGAAGGACATATCCAATACCGATTAACAAGGAATTCCATAAAGTAATACCTATGATAGAGAATAAGGCGAATACGGGATAGGGCTGTTTCACTGCTCCTGCTACAAACGCTATGTAAGTACGGATAATTGGAACCATTCGTCCAAAGCAAACGACATAGGGACCATAGCGATCAAAACGCTGGTAGGAGGCATCGATGCTTTTCTTCGTTTTTGGAAACTTCGTCGTAAGTTTTTCTAAGATACAATGTCCACCGATTCTACCAACGAAGTAACAGAAACTTGTTCCAATAATTCCAGCACATACGCTAACTGGAAGCATAAGAAAGAATGGTATATTTTGAAGAGATGCAACAGCACCAGAAAAAGGTAAGACAATCTCGCTAGAGATTGGAAAGCAACCGTATTCAAGTAGAATAATAAGAAACATGGCAAAAAGTCCATTTTCATAGATAAAACGGACAACAGAATCCATAAGTCCCTCCATAAGAAATCTGTTTTTTGTAGTTTATGTGAAATGAAAGTCTTTCAGAACAAGGAAATTTATCATCTTGTGATGAAAAGTTTAATATGATACAATCCAAATAAGAATAAGAAACGTGAAAATTAGATGAATGGGGTCATCTTATGGATATTTGTCTATATAATGGTACTGAGATTTGTACATATGATTTAAAAGATGAATCAGGGATATATTATCAAGATATTGTGATGGAGTGGAAACGAAGAGCAGCTGAGAGAAAGTTAATATGTGTTGATTGTGGCAGTCCAGTATACTTAGCAGCTGGGTTAATAAAAGAACCTTATTTTGCTCATTATGATATTGTTTCCTGTGCATATGGGAAGAGAATGGAGTCGCAGGAACTTATGCGCGGGAAACGACTCCTGTATCATATGTTAAAAAGAAGTTTTCCTACGAAAGAAATACATATTAGACATCGCTTACCCAATGGTTTATATGCTACGTGTTATGTAAAGAATGGAGAGGGTTATGATATAGCAATTGATTATCGCTTACAGACACTTCCAATCAAAGAACTTGATTTAAGAGTACAGTATTATGACGAACAAGAAATTATTCCAGTATTTTTATTAGGTATTAGACAGGATAAAAAAGAAGGT is a window of Lachnoclostridium phytofermentans ISDg DNA encoding:
- a CDS encoding dihydroorotase translates to MKVLIKNGFILDPATKTEGRYDLLIENKIISKVAENIEEPEATVIDASGKYVMPGFIDLHVHLREPGFEHKETIKTGAMAAAAGGYTTICPMPNTNPAIDSKAMVELLNQKAKSDAKIHIIPVGAVTVGQMGKELADIDGMAKAGALAFSEDGKSVMDVLLYVEGLKAVKDAGCIMFAHCEDKQLVRNGAMNAGKKAEELNLRGITNAVEDVITARDIFLAGETGAKLHLCHCSTKASVALVKMAKELGIDVTAEVCPHHFILSDEDIPGDDANYKMNPPLRSKEDIQALKEGLKNNVMEVISTDHAPHGEEEKKNSMSKAPFGIVGSETAFSLTYTELVQTGYLTPMQMVEKMSYNPARILGIEKGSLEPGKMADIVIADFDKEYEIDATKFYSKGKNTPFHGRKVCGKVMYTIAAGAVVYQVEE
- a CDS encoding NUDIX domain-containing protein, with product MEKYNIVVKGLVKNEGKYAIVQRWYDDRIQDPYRWGFVDGQIEFGESPDKAVVRLIREQLGIDSVMDRVLYTWTYMVGDTFCIGICYECFALQTETILSEDLQKMMWAEPKQFAKYIDNQDIIHDLRMVMEF
- the pyrF gene encoding orotidine-5'-phosphate decarboxylase; amino-acid sequence: MIQKLISKIEQNNAPIVVGLDPMLSYIPKHVLEKAYAEFGETLEGAAEAIWQFNKAIVDTTYDLIPAVKPQIAMYEQFGIPGMIAFKKTVDYCKEKDLVVIGDIKRGDIGSTSAAYATGHLGKVTVGSKSFYGFDEDFVTVNPYLGSDGITPFLDVCKEENKGLFILVKTSNPSSGEFQDQLIDGKPLYELVGKKVAEWGEMCMGEKYSYIGAVVGATYPEMGKVLRKLMPKTYILVPGYGAQGGKASDLAPYFNEDGLGAIINSSRGIIAAYKQSAYESFGAANFADASRQAVIDMREDINQALSHKE
- the recJ gene encoding single-stranded-DNA-specific exonuclease RecJ, with amino-acid sequence MKEKWMLEAKRADFEALANRLAISPVLARIIVNRGLSEEDEMQRYLSCDLTEMYSGLMMKGMEQARNLIITAVEENQLIAIGTDFDNDGILSGHSLSTALKRIGGRVVVYAPDRISEGYGLNRRIVLEAYEAGSRLIITCDNGIAVFDAIDYAKELGMTVVVTDHHEVAFEEDENGSRTFLLPNADVVVNPKQEGCPYPFKGLCGAGVVYKLIELLYEYYSVPKEELYDLLEFIAIATVADVMDLVSENRLIVKHGLKLLSQSKNLGIRALIEECGLEQKRISAYHIGFVIGPCFNAAGRLDTVAVALDLLDAKTTEEAKQLAVSLKKLNDSRKDMTLQGVEQAIERIETSDLIHDKVLVVKLRDTHESLVGIIAGRLRERYNKPALVFVDVEQGVKGSGRSIESYNMFEELLKCKDLLTKFGGHPMAAGLSLKAENLETLRARLNQNTTLSEEDLIPIVRIDIPLPIGYLNEAFLEELEKLEPFGKGNIKPVFAEQHFKIRQARILGKNQNVLKLNIINSEGFAMDALYFGDITEFNEFAEMEYGKEEVRKMYLGQYNEVDLAFTYYPTLNEYMGNRTVQVIIQNYCRIKR
- a CDS encoding MATE family efflux transporter, with the translated sequence MSNKTYINDMTEGSPTRLLVHFAVPMLIGNLFQQLYSMVDSIVVGNVNGDSALAAVGATWALNFLIISLTMGLAAGIGIIISQYFGAKDEENVRRSFATATYLILIVSAIMGLLGFFFSKQLLIKLDTPVEILDDANIYLKITCIGILGNAGYNGMAAVMRALGDSKTPLRYLVVACVVNIVLDLLFVIGFDWGVAGAAIATIIAQAVSGIGCVISGFRKIPLIRMPIKEFKIDKVIMKKCIYLGIPAALQNSFVAISTIVLQRVTNQYGKTVVAAATAAQRIEQLVLMPGMSLGLSVASYTGQNIGAMRIDRVKKGFWSATKIIVVFSLIMMPCMYFFGGAVMKLFTNVSEVAEIGQKAVRVTCMFYIPVGMIYVSRNVLSGAGDMKIPMIMGISEVLCRVIFASVLTKIPAIDYMGIWWATGLNWFITGAIGTIRYASGKWKNKSVVVH
- a CDS encoding DedA family protein — protein: MDSVVRFIYENGLFAMFLIILLEYGCFPISSEIVLPFSGAVASLQNIPFFLMLPVSVCAGIIGTSFCYFVGRIGGHCILEKLTTKFPKTKKSIDASYQRFDRYGPYVVCFGRMVPIIRTYIAFVAGAVKQPYPVFALFSIIGITLWNSLLIGIGYVLRSNWSNTVTYYAKYKDILIPVLLLVILFLIARKIRKKKRMQEIKEK
- a CDS encoding ECF transporter S component gives rise to the protein MSSIKTMNQKNVESNLNQSRPITLIIGAILTIASVVAILYGYFSKETTEVSSTDKLLIFGLIALLFGIVILVNGAFQLRKPAITATKSSMNVITLAQAALFAALAYIGFSYFRIDIPVGPGSTAFHFGNAFVVVAALLLGGSWGGLAGAVGLSLADLMSGKYFTVAPQTFFLKLCIGLIAGFVAHQIFHISTLNKKSKILTASIVASVAGLGFNVIADPIVGYFYKKIILGVQGDLAINWAKMTAVTTFVNAVTSAIMAVLLYNALRPALISAHMFLRKETKKASK
- the truA gene encoding tRNA pseudouridine(38-40) synthase TruA; the protein is MRNIQLIIEYDGSRYDGWQKQAGNQKSITIQDKLEDVLNKMENETVTVIGAARTEAGVHAYKQVASFMTNSKLKVYEIKQYLNRFLPRDIAVLEALEVPERFHASFNAGSFEYEYKISIGEVPSVFERKYNYYCFKRPDIAKMKEAAKYLVGKHDFKAFSDNKRMKKSTEREIYSLEIYGDEKEIVITVHGDDFWPHMVRIMVGTLLDVGLSKIEPMDIKRILESKDRDKAGETIEAKGLFLTEVHYK